A segment of the Spartobacteria bacterium genome:
TCCAGTCCGGCGTAAGCAATGAGCTGCTTGGCGCCACGAAAGCGCGTAATATCTTGGATCTCACCAATGACACTGGCAGCAACATAGGGTCCGACACCGGGAATGGTTTGCAGTAAACGAAATGCCGAACAGGTCGCTGCCGAATCGGTGAGCTCCGTGTTAAGCCGCTGTCTGGCTTGTACGATGGCACTCTTCACATCCTCCAACAACTCCTTTGATTCATCGGTTAAGTCACCTTTAAGTAGGCCGCTAATGTGTTGCTTGTATTGGGTGAATGAGCTGTGTAAAATGCTGAGTTTCTGGCATGAACGAGCATAATGCTTGGTAGCTTTATGTGCTTCGGGTACATACAAGCTACCTTCGCCACGAAGTCCCATTCGGGCAATAACCAATGCATCACTCCGGTCGGTTTTCTTGCCTCGTACCGTGGCCTTAATGCCACCTTTGGTAATGATGGGATTGTAGATGATGCACGGTACAGCGAGCAAATGAGCAGTCTCAGCGAGCGGTAAATGGTAAATGCTCGTGGCCTCGATAACGCAGGCGATGGTATCGTTGCCGTATTCATCTGCTAGCCGCGTGAGCAGACGAGTGATTGCCTCCGGCGTATTGTCAATTGTTCCATGCTGTAGCTCATTGCCTACAAGGTTAATAAGCGAAACATCGAGTTTGTG
Coding sequences within it:
- a CDS encoding IS110 family transposase, whose translation is MSFNSKTNHQNPLSHVEYYLGCDVAKHKLDVSLINLVGNELQHGTIDNTPEAITRLLTRLADEYGNDTIACVIEATSIYHLPLAETAHLLAVPCIIYNPIITKGGIKATVRGKKTDRSDALVIARMGLRGEGSLYVPEAHKATKHYARSCQKLSILHSSFTQYKQHISGLLKGDLTDESKELLEDVKSAIVQARQRLNTELTDSAATCSAFRLLQTIPGVGPYVAASVIGEIQDITRFRGAKQLIAYAGLDPKIIQSGKKLNSTGRLTKRGSSYLRRSLFIAANVARQHDPQFIALYDKKRAEGKTYTEATCVVARKLLKVIRAVWLSGKPYSAPE